GCTCTGTTTCTTTTTTTAGATTGATTGTTTTCTAGAAATGCTGATACTTGTTTTTCGTCATCCTCAGGCTTTACCGATACAGCTTTTTCATTGATATCCGGGTATTTGTTAACCCCAACATATACTTTGCGCTGTTCCTGTACTTGTTTTTCTTTATTCTTGCGTCCTTTGATGACACGTTCTTGTACATTTCCATCAAGCAGGTTTTGTTCTAGGCCCCCGTTTGCTTCGACCTCTTGAAACAAAGACCATGCTTTTTCTGCTAGTTCATGGGTTAATTTCTCTACATAGTACGAACCGCCTGCAGGGTCCATCGTACGACCAAGGTAGGCCTCCTTTTGTAAAATAATCTGGGTGTTGCGGGCAATTCGTTTGGCAAAAGAAGAGGGGCGCTGAAAAGCTGCATCAAATGGGGTTACATCTAAACAGTCAGCGCCTCCGGCCACTGCTGCAAAAGCTTCGGTCGTCGTACGGAGCATGTTGACATAAGGAGCATATACGGTCTTTGTTCTTTTAGAGGTCGTTCCTTGAAGAGACATGCTTCGTTTCTCTTCCCTGATTCCAAATGCACTTTGAACATTAGACCAAAGTCCACGAGCCGCGCGAAACTTAGCCATCTCCATAAAAAAGTTTGAACCAGCTGGAAAACGAAATTGGAAATAGGATACACTCTTTTCCGGTGAAATACCTCTATCGTTTAGTTCTTTTATATAAGAAACGGCAGCAGCCATTGCATAAGCAAGCTCCTCAACAGCACTAGCTCCGCTGTTATGGTATGGTTCACTTGAAATAAGCACTGTTTTTACGTGTATGCTCCTGTTTTCACACCATTTTATTATCTCTGCTGCGTGATTATAGCACGTACTCAGCGGTGCAGGAAGCTCTCCTGCCTTTACCCAGCTGCCAAGTGGATCGGATGCAGCGCTTCCTGAAGCTGGGGAAGAAACGTCAGCTTTCTGAAGCGCTGCAGCCCATAAAGAAAAAAGCGGAAGCGGATCGGCACCTGTTTCAAAATAAATAGGCGTGTTTTCTAAATCAACACCTTGGAAAAGCGTAAGTATATCCTCTGTATCTGAAACAAGGATTCCTGTATCACTTATCTGATTGCCCTTCATCTCTTTTCCTTCTTTTACCCCGTTATTCCAGCTCAAATTCACTGCATGTTGTCCTTTTTGCAGCCCTTCTTTTATTTCTTGGTTGGCCGCTTCAGGTGTACGTTCCCAAACGGTTTGGGCTGCTTTCCATGGGAGGGAACGTTCAGAAGCTGCACGGATACCTCTTATGTGAGGAGACTGACCAGGCAGCGTGTCAGCATAAGGGAGATTCTCTCTGTCTTCTGCTCGATAGAGCGGTTTTAATGTAATTCCTTCATCTGTTTTCGTATAGAGGAGCTTTTCTACTGACTTTCCTTTTAATGAAGCTTCTGCAGCTTCGTACCAGGCTTTTTCGTCAGGAACTGGAAAATCACAAATATTTTTCAACACCGAGCGGAGTGTTTCATCCATTTTTGTTTCCCCCTCTTTTTACAAAGGAATATTCCCGTGTTTTTTCTTAGGATTTTGTTTCTTTTTGTTTTGCAGCA
This DNA window, taken from Alteribacillus bidgolensis, encodes the following:
- a CDS encoding methylmalonyl-CoA mutase family protein, with product MDETLRSVLKNICDFPVPDEKAWYEAAEASLKGKSVEKLLYTKTDEGITLKPLYRAEDRENLPYADTLPGQSPHIRGIRAASERSLPWKAAQTVWERTPEAANQEIKEGLQKGQHAVNLSWNNGVKEGKEMKGNQISDTGILVSDTEDILTLFQGVDLENTPIYFETGADPLPLFSLWAAALQKADVSSPASGSAASDPLGSWVKAGELPAPLSTCYNHAAEIIKWCENRSIHVKTVLISSEPYHNSGASAVEELAYAMAAAVSYIKELNDRGISPEKSVSYFQFRFPAGSNFFMEMAKFRAARGLWSNVQSAFGIREEKRSMSLQGTTSKRTKTVYAPYVNMLRTTTEAFAAVAGGADCLDVTPFDAAFQRPSSFAKRIARNTQIILQKEAYLGRTMDPAGGSYYVEKLTHELAEKAWSLFQEVEANGGLEQNLLDGNVQERVIKGRKNKEKQVQEQRKVYVGVNKYPDINEKAVSVKPEDDEKQVSAFLENNQSKKRNRAGVEWKKGEKSIIEEAVDAAKKGALLSDLAQHNSSSFITPLRPVREAETFEKLRQSAKAYQEDTNKPLSALLVTLGPLADHKARADFSTGFLQTGGFQVNQTEGTDDAIEASTAAISSEESIVVLCGQDGAYEALAAGIIELIKEKTPEKIVLLAGKLSEDQENILSDKGLDGTIHRHSNVYETLSWLQRTKGASIQ